From Aquarana catesbeiana isolate 2022-GZ linkage group LG05, ASM4218655v1, whole genome shotgun sequence:
taaaaaaaataataataataatttagtagATGTGTGTCAAGGTGAACAGTACACAGTGAATGTTCctttttgtgttccctttatgtttgtGGATTTGAGTTTGCCTCTTTCATTTTCAGTGCCCACCTCGGTATTTATGAGGGCCTGCGGGAGCTCAGATCAATGTTCCAACGTCATCACACTGAGGACCTCATATACCAGAATGGTGACCAGCAACCAATGCTGCGTGAGCGACAACTGCTCACCTCCAAGACCCCCAGGTGAGGTCTACCAACAACCAGTGTTAGTATAGAAAACTTGTTACCCGCACTTCCACAGCATTAGCAGTCTGTCAAAGCCAGTTGTAGGCACACTTCCACTCTAAGTTGCAGTTCTGGTACATCCCCCAGGATCATTTTTTTGATCTTCTGTGATTAAGTTAGTGCAGTGCAGCAGAAAAAATCATTATAGTGCCTGACATGTTGtcatttcaaaaattattttaaaaaaatggccctttaagagctatgggtggaagtgacgttttgacgttgtttCCGCTCTGCAATGGTGGggtcccctcactcatctccatgccactgacgtgagaggatcctatcgcctccgccactgccgacagctccggtaagcggcagagggcaccagagggggggccccctctcttgccgccgataaaagtgatctcgcggcgaatccaccgcagagaccactgttatcggaaaccggaccgccggctgaaaaagaggatactggggttatggcagctagctgctgccatcacAACGATATTCCTCtacaaagttaggatgtatatcggcgtgcggctgtccggaagtggttaaaggagagtcATCAGCAATGCGGGCCGGGTTAGAGAATGTGAATCATTCCAGTCATATAAAATCATGGAAAGAAAAAttccaacatagcgtaatcctgttttcacacatttattttaaACCAAACCCGACCCCCTTTACAGAACACGCACAAGCTGTTAAAATCAATAGAACCTGTAAGTGAAAAACACGTTTCGTCATATccgactttaaccgcttcagccctggaagattttacccccttcctgaccagagcactttttgcgattcggcactgcgtcgctttaactgacaattgcgcggtcgtgcgacgttgtacccaaacaaaattgacgtcctttttctcccacatatagagctttcttttagtggtatttcatcatctctgcagtttttattttttgcgctataaacaaaaaaagagcgacaattttgaaaaaaacacaatatttgtacaaaaattataaaatattgtgttttttccaaattgtcgcttttttttgtttatagcgcaaaaaataaaaaccgcagagatgatcaaataccaccaaaagaaagcttttcagTTACATTTAttaaatatcctcatttttttttaaaaaaagcaaattttttctcagtttaggctgatatgtattcttctacatatttttggtaataaaaatcacaataagcttatattggttggcttgcacaaaagttatagcctctacaaaataggggatagatttatagcatttttattaatatttttttttttactagtaatggcggtgatctgcgatttttatcgtgactgtgacattatggcggacacatctgacaattttgacacatttttgggaccattggcattaatacagcgatcagtgctgtaaaaatgcactgattactgtaaaaatgtcactggcagtgaaggggttaacactaggggggcgatcaaggggttaattgtgttccctagtgtgtgttctaactgaaggggggaggggactgactaggggagatgacagatcgctgttcatactttgtatgaacaggcgatctgtcacttctcccctcagagaaccaggatctctgtgtttacacacagagatcccggttctcgccgtgttatgAGCGATCGCGAGAGCCCGGTGGTCATCGAGACTGCCGAGCACTCGCAACGGCTCCAGGGAGcgacgtaacatgatggcgattcgcctGTCCGTGcgattctgccgcagtacaactgctggttggcaagtggttaaccaagtTTAATGCCCTCAGTTGAAGTCGGATATGACGAAACGAGTCAGGGCGGGACCTCTacggcgaccggaagtgacgtttgcgtgTCACAGCCAGCTGGATATTATCAGGAAGAAACAGCCCGGCTGTGTAATCCACACTGACACTCTCCTGTACGGCGGAATGGTGACTACGTTTTTCAGTTACATACTCTATTGATTTTAACAGCTCGTACGTGTTCTGTATGGGGGTCGGGTTTGGtttacaataaatatgtgaaaacagGATTACGCTACGGTGGAATTTTTCTTTCCATGATTTTATATGACTGGAGTGATTCACATTCTCTAACCCGGCCCGCATTGCTGATGACTCTTCTTTAAAGTGACATAAGGATTATCTTTAAGGCCTGTGATATACTAAGATCTGGTGAGTGTAACCCCTTAGGGGAGTGTGCCTCACGTGGTGAAGATCTGGGTGTTTGGTGCACACTTTGACAACTATTAGGATCACCTGCTATCTATAGAGTCTTATTCACTGAATGTCATCACATCATTACGTATATTGAGAAGTATATATTCGTTGGTCGGAAATTTAATGGACTGGCACAAGCGCTGTTATAACATGGGACTTATACAGTGATTTGACTGGACCTTCTTGTGTTATTGCATtttatttgattgatttttttaACAGCAGCTTTTAATCTTTGTATTTTTTAAATCCTTTTGATCATTCATAGTGGTTAATGGGATAACCACAGTTTTGTGTGTAATGTCTACCTGTTAGTTTATAACCTACAAGTAACTTAGCGCTGAGCAGTGTAGATAGGCCGGTTTCGGTTtgtacactttgttttttttttgttttgttttttatgctaaAGTTCACCAGATGACTGGGGTATGATGGAAACTACAAAAACTAGAGGgatggggataaaaaaaaaaagtatacatccAACCTTGCAGAAAGAATTGGGTTCATGTTACTTCCTATTAGGAAAGTTGTCAGGACCtgaatcacctgctggtggcactgtgcttcccagtgTGGAAGGTTGTAGTTTCAGTGTCCACAAGCAGGTGTTTCTCAGCAGATCCCAGTAaacagtttccacctgatgctggctgctgagagggTATTTAGGTTCTCTCCTACTAACGCCTCTTGCTCCGATGTTTTACAGTTGATCCCATTCCTGGGGAGGGAGGGTGGGTGGCGACGGGTGTCTTGtttgccatcccccccccccacagcactagcCGCCACTGTTGCTGTATctcttaaatcacacttgtttaacaataaatgtaaaaagaacaaacgtagtcaaaacatagccagggttcagtaaccggaacggatagtcagccaagccagaagtcagggatcaatgtagtggaacagcaagcaggatctggagccagaagggatgtcagcaaagcaagtcttgaacaggattgcaggagatagtttctgtgatgttgaccaaggcgaaggcagagatgtgtctcttgctggtgtttggatgggtTTTAGTTTCAATGTAAATAAATCTTATTGTAGCACACCCCATGTAGGGGCTGTAGATGAACAGGGATCCCCCActcttgcacagccaggcacaccaactCTTCACAGGCACACACAGTCAGAAAACCGTCCGtagctttgttttgtttgtttttttagggggTTAACAActgggatagggatgggaggttatgaaatgcccacttgactttagcaaaCTTCAGGGACAGCttcctatatacatctatatacaacctcctcttcactttcctcctgcacaaacttgccaGCTTCTGCTGATTCACTCTTTGCAGGATCTGACCGACCCCTTGTCAGATTACTAGCAGCCCTGGTAGCTCAGATGTAGTGAAACAGCATGTAACCTTTTCCTCCTGTTtcttctgtggccactgatcccagcaccacttcaTCAGGCAATGCCAGCCCACCGGGCTGCCAATGCctctttcaccagccctcctggctgtctctCTACACCAGTCCACCCAACTGACACTTCACAGAAAagcacagcacagtggtgtagtggttagcactctgacctagcagcaatagggtcgctggttcaaatcccaaccacgacaccatctgcctggagtttgaatgttctgcgtgggtttcctccgggtactccggtttcctcccacacttcaaagacatgctggtaggttaaacagatcctgtctataaattggccctagtatgtgtttgtAAGTGCATCGGGACCCTGCTGGGTAAAGGACCgcactatatcaagatgcaactcaactcacagcccacctggctgtctcttGGGGGGAAAAGGCTAAAGACTTAAGCCCAccactgtcttcaagggagactggctacatgtggcagtctcccccctttgttagtCCACCAACAGTGTTgaactactcactctgtcctctcatgTCTCCAGGAAGACCTCTTCCCATGAGTTTTGTCAGGATCTTTCCAGCATCTAGGCCCCGGtccaaggcaggacacccccccccagcctcctgaacactgcatctccatcttccacctgactctctTGCTAGCATGGCTCATGTCTACTTATGGGGTTATCCCAGCCCCCTGCTGGGGATTGGCCAAGGCCCCATAAATATTTCAGgtagctcctcctaacccccaaccctctagttctagaaggttctccaaccttccagaccagGGAAAGGTACCAGAGAGCTCActggatgagtcacccagccctgaactctaataaACCCTGACGCAATTAAGACCCACCAGCTTAAAATGTGAGCCAAAGAATGGTTTGCCTGCTCTAATCCAAgcatacactagagggtgctacattacttTAAATATATATGGTCTGGTCTCAGTTTCCTAAGTGTAGCCATGCAGGCCTGGCCAttcctgctgctgattcctgacaaaaGTACTACTAGGTATGAAATAAAATACAGAGTTTTTCTATCAGTGACTTTGACTGTttcgtttgtaaaaaaaaaagctgtaactgGGTAATTTTGGAAATTGGGTGCAGGTTTCTCCGTTCATATTATGTTCTTCCTTCCGAATACCCAACCTAAAAATAACTTGTAATGATAGGAAGATGACAACTGGGTTGCTAACTTGTTTTTTGAACGTGTACATTTCAGGGCTGTCATCTTGATCTGGATCTGAGGGGAAAAAATAAAGTAATAACAGTGCCCATAATATTATCTTTTTAAGCCTTTTCAATTTAAGACATTTTTCATTTCAAATTTTCTTAAACTAATGTAATTTTAatttaatgaattttatttttatagtaatttaattttaattaatttactttttatttcattttttcatttttaatttatttttaattttgcacCATTGATTTTATATTCAAATTTTCTATAGTTTAGAAGTATCTCCTTGTAATTTGTAGCTCCTTGTAgctgttttattttaaatttaatcaAAATATGTCAATGTTTTCTATGCGCTCAaacgttttttggaaaaaaaataataaaaatggggtCTTCAGTTTTTGTGAGGATATGAGGGATGTGCATTCACTTTTGGATTTTTCGAGCACTTTTACCCACAAGTTGAGATTTGGCACTTGAAGATGCTGGTTAGTATTGATTATGACCGAGATGAAGATCACATTCCAAGTGACATTCATCTCATGATCCAGAAGATTCCTTAAGGGTTCAAATACTTTTCCGAACAACACCATTTTAGTAAAAGCCATGGCATTGCTTCTCATTTCTCCCATGTTTTTTTCTTCCTAGTGATCAGTGAGCAGTCTGAGAACGGCCTGACCTGTATGGGATGTTTTAATGTTGCGTCGGACTCGTGCCAGGAATACAAGTCCGTAAAATGCCGTGGCAGCGAGCAACAGTGCTTCACCTACTCCAACAAACACCTGGGGGGCGCTGGTGAGTACAAGGCAGATCTGTAATAAAACAGAAAAATAGATCTCTGGAGTAATGCAGAATCCCCcagtttagatccctgatatctcaccaaagctccttaaaaaaaattgtaaaaataaaataaaaaaaataaaattgtaaaaaaattataaaataaaaaaaattaaaaactactgacaccgtccactgccctactgacactgtcagtatatatacacacacacacacacacacacacacacacacatatgtggttgagctttggggtgcacaccttaatgcaataggctgtgcacacctatgctcacTATACATAagcgtgatggtcagtgggaagaatgctccttacatctgtCACTGAGGAGAATccccctcttacagatagctaaaaatgtCAATGATGTTATTGGAAATGCATCTAAATTGCTCCGTGCATTAGGAACCTCTAGCAACATCTAGAGCAGGGTTtcacaaccagggttcctccagaggttgccagggaatccttgagcaataaaaaaaaatttctgccccTCAGAtacgttcccactgacaccattgatttttttttttaggtacagtgccttgaaaaagtattgatagcccttgaaagtttccacattttgtcatgttacaaccaaaaaacgtatttcattgggattttatgtgctagaccaatccacagctcaggtgggagaatctgtccacaggacaactattagtcgtgttctccacaaatctgacctttatggaagagtgacaagaagaaagacattgttgaaagaaagccataagaagtccagtttgtagtttgcgagaagccatgtgggggacacagcaaacatgtggaagaaggtgatctggtcagatgagaccaaaattcaactttttggcctctaagcaaaacgatatgtgtgggggaaactaacactgcacatcaccctgaacacaccatccccactgtgaaacatggtggtggcagcatcatgttatggggatgcttttcttcagcagagacagggaggctggtcagagttgatgggaagatggatggagccaaatacaggacaatcttagaaaaaaacctgttagagtctgcaaaagacttgagaccaggggcggctggtgaagttttaggatgggggggcgccagaccccccacttcctttttgacccctcccacttggtaaaaatgggcatggtttcagcgaaatagtgggcgtagctctaaggtggtgtggttaccgtctgagatgaacgagggatggaggaagagtgagggagagagggagggacagcaggcccacatcctacacaacaatagaaatatgtgtattctagaaagtttaacaatcagcagataaaaatactccaaacacctggtgttagcacttcaatcatcccagcaccatggttgttatggtgtcaggatgattgaagcacattatttaatTCAACTCCtcgtaatgcagaatcagtgggagccctgagcatgtcacctgccacgtcgcctgcactggatgccatcaggtgtccccagcagagtccgtccttacatcaggtgcccccagcggagtccgtccttacatcaggtgcccccagcagggtccctccttacatcaggtgcccccagcagagtccctccttacatcaggtgcccccagcagagtccctccttacatcaggtgaccccagcagagtccctccttacatcaggtgcccctagcagagtccctccatacaccaggtgcccccagcagagtccctccttacatcaggtgcccccagcagagtcccaccatacatcaggtgcccccagcagagtccctccttacaccaggtgcccccagcagagtccctccttacatcaggtgcccccagcagagtccttccttacatcagatgcccccagcagagtccctccttacatcaggtgaccccagcagagtccctccttacatcaggtgaccccagcaaagtccctccttacatcaggtgcccctagcagagtccctccttacatcaggtgcccctagcagagtccctccatacaccaggtgcccccagcagagtccctccttacatcaggtgcccccagcagagtccctccttacaccaggtgcccccagcagagtccctccttacatcaggtgcccccagcagagtccttccttacatcagatgcccccagcagagtctctccttacatcaggggcccccagcagagtcccttggctctgcctctcgTCGGATTGATAATGCATGATTTGATCTCCACCGCCATTACAGAAGACCAGCACTTGTGGAGGCTGAGCCCGATTTGCCGAGGGGAAGAAACAACATGTGGAGCCCGGGTGGCTGCCAGAAGAAATGGAGATGTCGCCAACCCTCCGCCCCAcggcctttcccacaacaggtcacagaccgGCAGCAGGCCACGGAGCGGGGGGTTGGTGGCAAGTGACCGGGCTCcacgagagctggtcttctgtaaaatggtggCGGAGATCATCACCAGTGCCGGCCCTGGACCTCTAGCGGGGGCTCTGACGATTCTCCGGAAGTCGGGACAGATGCCAATTTCTAATGATTTTTCCCGGGACAGCGTAAAAACGGGACAAGGGTCTAAATCCTGTgaatgtcctgggaaaatcggaaCTGTTGGCATGCTACTGCCCACTGGTTGCTAGGGCCTCAGTGCCTAGTGTCTGGCAATCAGTGACAGCAGTCCCCGCCCTAATGCAGAGTGAGGTCAAGGCCCCAGCATTCAAAGTGGAGGAGGATTTAATTTCTTCCTCCTCCCCGCTCCACGCCTAGTGCTTTCCACCCACCTCTTACTTGATCTTATTCGGGGGCTTGGCATGCTCTGAGGGAAGCTCTCAAAACTCTGAGGTGAGGCCAGGCAATGGATtggatgtgaccccccaaaagtgaaggactacaggtcccagcatgagccccaCAGAGCTGAGGATGTGCCACCCCCCGGAGTCACGTCCTTAAATCTAAggagttcatgctgggacttgtagtccttcttttttgggggggtaacatccttagatctcatggggttcatgctgggacttgtagtccttcaattttggggggtcacatccttagatctcaggggttaatgCTGGGACCCTCCCAAAAGTTAaataagtcccagcatgaacccctcagagctgaggacatGACACCACCCCCTAACTAGTAAAATTTAAATGGTAGGGCGCCTGGTTTTAGACTGTAAGTgggcaattcttcccaatgaccacaagtaggTATCTTCCCAGTGAACATCACACTAtggtatcatgagttgtagatataggaaTTTTTAGCAGAGGGTTTCCTGAGCCCAGAAACTTAGTTAAAGGGTTCCTCTGTTGAAAtgattgaaaaaggctgctctagaggaacccaagggtttaatggaatcctggttgagaaatgcTGCACTACGCTTTGCCTCTGACAATTATATCATAGATATAAAGTTAATTTTTGGCTTCACTGTACTCAGTGACATGGTAATCTGTTGCTAGGCCTGATCAGGGTTTCCTAAGCTTGGTGGTTGATCTCTCCTGTCTGCGTCTGGAAGAAGATTTCAGAACATAGAATGGGAGGATCAACCATAGTGTGATGAATATTTATCAGACCCCAGCAAATCCCTGGGAGGAGGGTACCCAGAAGGTGGCTAGAGAGGTGATAAATGTTTTGGAGGTCTGAGTAAAGTGTTATTCCTCCTAGGAAGGGTTCCTCTtcttctggggctgctgtcccaggCAGCTAGTGTGTGACATGAGCTGCAGTTTGGGCCTCGGCTGGTGTTGGGCTGGGGAAAAGATTGCAAAGTGACCTGCTTTGggagtcctggtctggagaaggatattCTTGTCTCTCTCTCACTAAAGAGTTTTGTGTGGAAGTTTCTGAGACATTGCGAGTAAGACCTGGGACTCTCGTGTGCTTGCTGCTATAGGATTTGCACTGTTTGTTCATTTCTGGTGTAGTTTTGGAGTATTCTGGACCCTTATCCCTCTCCTGTTCAAGTTTTCTGCAAATAAAATCCACAAAAAGACATGCCCCAGACTAAGCTTGTGTGTCAGtgtgctggtccaaatcatttggtggaggggggattatggtatggggttgtttttcaggggttgttcttggccccttagttcgagtgaagggaactctcaaggcgtcagcataccaagacattttggacaatttcatgcccccctactttgagggaacagtttggggatggccccttcctgttccaacatgactgcgcaccagtgtacaaagcaaggtccataaagacatggatgagcaagtttggggtggaggaacatgactggcctgcacagagtcctgacctcaacccgattgaacacctttgggacaaattagagcggagactatgagccaggccttcttgtccaacatcagtgcctgacctcacaaatgctcttctggaagaatggtcaagcattcccatagacacactcctaaaccttgtggacagccttcccagaagagttgaagctgttatagctgcaaagggtgggccaactcaatattgaaccctacggactaagactgggatgccattaaagttcacatgcgtacatacctctcaacattttttggatgggaatgagggacacctactatcaaacttatgtaggcataggacacgccccctgccacacccccttaaaggagaattaacaaattttaaaaaatgaaaaaaaaaaaggttaattaaatccacaagggctttttttttaccactactattcctttatattggcttataaagtttacacatgcagcaatttagaaattggatgaaaggtttagcactgggaaacactgataaaaagtgcattttatatacaactatatggatcagaccaaaatgaggaacaaatgggggggacagagggacattgctccaaatcagggacagtccctcgaaatcaggaacagttgggagctatgcacctgtaaaggcaggcgtcccaatgcttttggtaatatagtgtagcttccTGAAAACACCACCGCACCCTCCCTCAgtactcttgggaggagttatgcaaatatcagaatgccttgctgggtggatgtcagtctggaggagtgagtgtccctaaagccccatacacaccattagattttctgcagatttttgtcttcagatttaccaaaaccatataataggagatcaaaacttaagagtttaaatttgtatgcaatcaggcaggcccttgcactacatggttttggtaaatctgaaaacaaagatctgcagaaaatctaatagtgtgtatgggggtctaagTGGAGCGCTCCAGGTAACACCcaaatgtgatgctgagcctccatgattgaaaggactgaaatccaatgaataaaaggggcCGGGGACAGTCAGGGTAGgtaggaaagagctagatgatgctgaatAGAcatgtttagttccgaattcgttttttaacaaattttaacatattcgttaattctgaaatttctgaatttccgaatttttcaatttccgaaatttccgaatttccgaaaattcgaaatttcggaattcgaaatttcagaatttagaaaattttgaaaattggaaaattcagaaattcgacaTTTCGGAAATTCgacatttcggaaattcggaagttcggaaattcggaagttcggaaattcgatatttctgaaattcgaaaattcggaatttcggaatttcggaaatttagaaatttgaaaatccgaaaataagaatgaaaatctgaacattcaaaagagtgaaaaaatctgaaaatcctAAAACtcgaactaactaataataactattaaattataggtattggaatctcctttcaaatttggctgtttgtgaacgtaacgagtacgaatttatccgaagttacgaattatctgaaataaagaatgccgcatctaaacgaatggaatgtaacgatctaataataataaataacaataataataataaaacctttttattattattatttattattaatttgttccattccatttgtttagatgcggcattcgttatttcggataattcgtaacttcagatttgtattcgttacgttcacaaacagtcaaatttgaaaggaaattccaatacctataacttaatagttagttattattcgtTAGTTATTAAttgtactgattttctttctttttttcaaattaaatgaaaatgaacacattttttgtcagtgcacatgtctaatgctgaACATCTTGCAGCCAGGaattgaggggaggggggggggggggggggggtgttctatcACCCTGCGGTTTCTAATGcatattgtgagaagctcacagtgtgcagtgaaatcagagaaacccatttcagtccaggagaggagccgagaCAACTGTATAAGACTGAAGGAGTGCCCAATTATCAGTGTAAAATAAACATTACATGGATTGACTATAGTTTATTTTTCAAATGTATCTAAATGTTATTACATCACAATCTGAATGGCTACTATGTCTCTCCACAGACTCCATCGCCATGGCGGGATGCGCGACACAGACGGCCTGCGGTCTGGACCTCGGCAATGACGCTATAAAGACGCAGTGCTATGGGGGATGTTCCAACAATCACAGTTCTCAGATCACGTCCTCGCTATCCTTCGCTGCCTTCCTCGTGGTTATTTATCTGGGCTGAGCCCCCCTCTGCCATGTCAGAATTACCTTGCCCTCACCTCCACATACAATTCATAAGGACCATGGGAGGTGCTTATAAAAAAATTCTCATGCCTGGATTCAACCTCGTTTATTGAATGAGCAAATGACAACCATTGTAATTTAATTTGTATGTATAGTCAAAACTTCCTCTGAACTCCaacttgtctaaatacaagagacaCATGTCTTACTTGAACcttgggggtctatttataaaaaaaaaaaaatgtgctgagacattcgcacagccaacataaGTAATCCCAAAAATGTGTTTCAAAAGTGTATTTCCTcagatcgtcagctccatctagtggctatgaTACAGTATTTTCCTTAAATGTAGTAATTAGGAA
This genomic window contains:
- the LOC141145772 gene encoding phospholipase A2 inhibitor gamma subunit B-like encodes the protein MEPARSAGVTSPASCLICVLAFFIAGGNALKCFECKDFSGNPCVGQAVLCQNGSNVCISSLVQYQIDPSLPGAQNLGGVPTSVFMRACGSSDQCSNVITLRTSYTRMVTSNQCCVSDNCSPPRPPVISEQSENGLTCMGCFNVASDSCQEYKSVKCRGSEQQCFTYSNKHLGGADSIAMAGCATQTACGLDLGNDAIKTQCYGGCSNNHSSQITSSLSFAAFLVVIYLG